A stretch of Arachis hypogaea cultivar Tifrunner chromosome 15, arahy.Tifrunner.gnm2.J5K5, whole genome shotgun sequence DNA encodes these proteins:
- the LOC112750258 gene encoding uncharacterized protein: MYHPTRGGVRGGRDQFSWEDVKADKHRENYLGHSIKAPVGRWQKGKDLYWYTRDKKSQEAEMEAAKEEIKRIKEEEEQAMREALGLAPKHANRSQGIRLDKHEFSELVKRGSTAEDLGEGHAEAARVQGLGFARAPCPWEELGSSKLGMSDSTPAKVENIPLPNQSATKNEEDSDESRKKRRREERKEEKYEKLEKHHSRGDRKHEKHKKREKHRESDDRKRHKKDKERRRYDSDSD; this comes from the exons ATGTACCATCCAACGAGAGGTGGTGTTCGAGGCGGGCGAGATC AATTTTCTTGGGAGGATGTAAAGGCTGATAAACATCGTGAGAACTATCTTGGTCACAGTATCAAGGCCCCTGTAGGAAGATGGCAGAAAG GGAAAGATCTTTATTGGTATACCAGGGATAAAAAGTCCCAGGAAGCAGAAATGGAGGCTGcgaaagaagagataaaaaggattaaagaagaggaagagcAGGCAATGAGGGAAGCTCTTGGCTTAGCTCCTAAGCATGCTAACCGTTCTCAAGGTATCCGTCTTGATAAACATGAGTTTTCAGAACTGGTAAAGAGAGGGTCCACAGCAGAAGATCTTGGTGAAGGTCATGCTGAAGCAGCTAGGGTTCAAGGTCTTGGATTTGCAAG AGCACCCTGCCCTTGGGAAGAGCTGGGTTCTTCAAAGCTTGGTATGAGTGACAGTACACCAGCCAAGGTGGAAAATATACCTTtgccaaatcaatcagcaactaAGAATGAAGAGGATTCAGATGAGAGTAGAAAAAAGAGAAGACGTGaggaaaggaaggaagaaaagtatgaaaaacttgAGAAGCATCATTCTCGTGGGGATAGGAAGCACGAGAAACACAAAAAGCGCGAGAAGCATCGTGAATCAGATGACAGGAAGAGACACAAGAAAGACAAGGAGAGGAGAAGATATGATTCTGATTCAGATTGA